The Ananas comosus cultivar F153 linkage group 2, ASM154086v1, whole genome shotgun sequence genome contains a region encoding:
- the LOC109725546 gene encoding transcription factor MYB82-like, which produces MRPRTHPCSQVLSRGKWTEEEDRILASYVEAHGVENWAKLPMKAGLNRSGKSCRLRWLNYLRPNIKRGNITQDEEDLIIRLHKLLGNRWSLIAGRIPGRTDNEIKNYWNTFLKKKVHRANSNLIDKPVSTVSSPSQGTIKKTKTVHIDPKANAQVQLWGTSTEGECSGSIDWLLQQWCNPPIIPNEERLDEWIVGEEGKLFFTWEDLLVDENANS; this is translated from the exons ATGAGACCAAGAACCCACCCTTGCTCTCAAGTTTTGAGCCGAGGAAAatggacggaggaggaggatcgTATTCTAGCGTCCTACGTCGAAGCCCACGGTGTGGAGAACTGGGCAAAACTTCCCATGAAAGCTG GGCTTAATCGCAGTGGGAAGAGTTGCAGGCTCCGTTGGTTGAACTATCTCAGGCCCAACATTAAGCGCGGGAACATCACCCAAGATGAGGAGGATCTCATTATCAGACTCCACAAGCTTCTGGGAAACag GTGGTCTTTGATAGCGGGGAGGATACCGGGACGCACAGACAACGAGATCAAGAACTACTGGAACACATTCCTTAAGAAAAAAGTGCACCGAGCCAACTCAAACCTGATCGACAAGCCCGTCTCGACCGTGTCAAGCCCATCTCAAGGGACAATAAAGAAGACGAAAACGGTTCAcattgatccaaaagctaatGCACAAGTACAACTGTGGGGAACTTCGACTGAAGGAGAGTGCAGTGGCAGTATTGACTGGTTGTTGCAACAATGGTGTAATCCCCCGATCATTCCAAATGAAGAGAGGTTGGATGAGTGGATAGTTGGAGAAGAAGGCAAATTATTCTTTACATGGGAAGACCTTTTGGTTGATGAGAATGCTAATTCTTGA